A stretch of DNA from Pyxicephalus adspersus chromosome 5, UCB_Pads_2.0, whole genome shotgun sequence:
tgatgctggaaattgtagtagcggtgctatttcaatgcagaggcagGTCAGCTGCAGTTCtaatttaggattcctttgggggccaaaaaaaaaggatgttgagggccagagtttgacacccctgtggtAGGGGATGGCTTTTACAAAGAGATATTTCAGTTTATGTAGATGAAAACCTAAAGCACCCGACAAGTTCCCATTATCTATTGGGACTCTTTTGGTGGCATCATTATGATGGGTTCCATCTGCTTGTTGGACTGTTCTATTTACTTTGGTATAAAGAGAACACAGAGAGGTGGAAAGGAAGCTTATGGACAGATAGGAACAGTTGGTACCCATAGCCGGGAATTTATTTTCACAGGccctaaaacataaaagaagCCAAAGAATGATTCAACAGGCTCAgtctataatataattttttgatGAAATGGCCATGGAATAGTGATAATgtttaagtaaatatttatatttagtggtATGTTCAGTTAAATATGATTCCTTTAGGAAGTAATAATTAATAAGGGATGTTACACTAAGAAGACAGAGATGAGCCCCTGGGATATTAAACATCTAACTCATCCTTCCTTTGGGGCCTCATATTTCTCCTTCTATAATCTCCTGGACAGATCTTTTCATCGGGTGAGGAAGTAGCAGCAGGCCGTGTAAACAGGCCCGGTATTGACATTCTGCCTCTGCTAAGTGCACTTTGGATGGTCAGGTAGGAGTTGATAAGCTCAGGTCAGCAGAgatttatttcattctgataaagCGTACTACTTGCCTGGATAAACAGAAGAAATATTACACCCAACCCCCTACTGCTTCCTCCATTACTCACATAAAACAAGATATGGTCGTCAGGGCCGGGAGTTAGACTCTGAACTTCATTTAATGTATATGCCTGGCCATtacaaaaaattgatttattacaTCTCTGCAATGTGTGCATAGTTTCCCaggttttatacatttaaaatactgcagtacagaaaaattaaattattaacttTTTGTATGAGGTGTCAACACAACACAGTACTTTGCCTGCActaaaatcccaagcagtgttgtgaGCCTCATCCAGTTTTCTCTTGCTGGTTTGTGCTTCTCCCTTCTTGTGTTCTGGAGATAAAAGGAAAGGGAGGTGTACTGTTGTGTAAGGCAATAGAGATAAGGTGGAGCAGCCAATACAGCTTAGGATTCATGCTAGCATGCTGTCAGCTGAAACAGTATGTTAGGTCAGGGGTATCCAACCCCCCACTAATGGCagtggccatctgacaggtgggccgcggctctggccggtgcaccccccagtggtgtcaggagaaggaccgtgCTTGGGGGGGGCACCAGCCTCCGAaatggccagagccacggaccatgtctacCGTACGGATCACACGCTGAAGACACAACCCCCCACGCTCctatcgcaggcttagatctgctatgggagagtggccgggttctggcatcatgacatcactatgggggaagtttcttcccctttgagtgacaccgggCTCCCTGCGCATGTACAGTCTGAAGTCAGTGAGATTAGTGGTCTGtgaactccaaaaggttggggaccactgtgttaGGTGATCAGTGTATTGCTTAATGCCAATTGGCTCCTGGCGAGCTGTTGACCATTCGCACATCAACCTTCGTTCTTGGAGTAAGATATGACAGCGACCATTCAGTCCCACATGCTGCACACAGATAACACTGCCTGActgcttatttttcttttcttctgcaagATTAAAGCTATATTTATACTAATattgaggttgtggtgcagttactgcttccttacaTTGGTGAACCGCTCTCAAGGGAGACACTATACGTAGcttctacccacagcagcccaatagagaatgaatgaggatgaaagtgagcagttcagtactgtGCACAGCTGCTGTAAAATCTGCAGATCCTGCACACTGAATCTATAGGCATCTATATTCCAGCACTGCATTGTGGGCAGCCAAGCAACaaggcaaggtgccagctgccaggagccatgcaggattgcttgatcctgcTGTAGGGTTGAACCTACTcttatataatatagaaaaatgtagcAAACAATACTGGACCCCTAGACCCTTCATCTCTgaccaaaatgaataaatacccAGTATACATTATAATGACCTACATATCAACCAGAAGAGTTTTCATGATAAAAGGTTTGGTGTCTTATTTGAGGCATTTCCTAATTCAGAGGATAGATGTTAAGGGGTGGCCAGGAGGTcctagtttatattttatattgttttcatacattaataaataatagggTACATTATGGTGCACTAAAACTTGGATTCTAAAGAGCTAAACAAGAAACAGCTAGAGTTTAAGGAATAGGTAAACAATGATGACATTTTCCAGACCAAGAAAAGCCataggcaagaaaaaaaaggctggCTTAACAAATATTATTCCTGGAACCAAAGTTTCTGATTTGtatcaggaaaagaaaatgaatatacaGGCCTTAGAAAGTTCAgtcagcaacaaaaacaaatgaagtgCTATGGTCAGCACAAGCGCTTTTCCTCTCCTAAACCTGTAAGCCGATGCCACACAACACCACTACAGGAGAAAGGGGATGGCGGAAggattatttgaaaaaaagaatgttaccCAAAGCAACCAGAGTTTAGGTTTTAATGATGGTTTCCTTAGATTGCTTTGCACACCACCCTTGTTCTTTGCACTGATATACTGAGTAAACCTTAATGTCTGCCATTAAACAAACGTACAACCCTCAAGACTTGCTAATAAAGCACACCACAGTTTTTAATATACAGCAACCGATCGGAATGAATCCTCCATTGATCTAATTTCAGTCATTCTGAAAAGGTGGACATATTAAAACCACCTTCCAACAAATTAAAGATATAAGCTAACTGCCTTGTTGTGAATTCAATGCATAATGACCAAATCGCTTAACAGTTATAAAGCTGaacactattaatattattattacttttatttataaagcaccagcataatatgcagctctgtaaaatggtgttgcaaatgacacaaaaatacaaacacaggaggagaggaccctgtccaaaggAACTTGCAACCTACAAGGTGGGAGGGGGAGTACACaataagggggaggggggttggaATGGTAGCTAATAGataggaaagtttaaaaaagatgttttttaagggccattttaaatgtgtagaaagtaGTACAAAGCTGAATAGAATGAGGAACAATGTTCCAGATAGTGGCAGTGCTAGAGGAGTCTTTGagctgtgcatgggaagaggttatgagtgagaaagtcattagtaagtcatggGAGGAGCACAGAGAGCAGCAGGGGAGTGTTttcctatcaggtcagaaaggtaggtgggataAGAGCTGCAAGgggatttaaaagcaaaacacaGCAGTGATTCTGAGGTTAATcagaagccagtgtagagatttgcAAAAAGAGGTGGCAGATGAGGAGTTTAGGAAAGGATAGACAAAAAAATGAGGGGGATGTCCCCAAGACAATTTTAAATACATGACAGatattctaacccttccctaatTCATAAACAAGATCTTTGCATCTTTGATGCTGGCCCACACACAACCCTGTGCCAAATCACACATTTGGCTTCctaatttccatttattttacaataaaacagacTTATGATgacatttgtaacattatataaaagggtggctatcccttttatataacagaaaaatgtgttttatttaatagttttttaATTGATTGGGGAGGTCCCTTCCTTCCCGTCCTTACCGTGGGAAAACACGCATCTCCTgggatacttgtgtcacatatctctagtggctgtgggctgctctttctgcacatgcctgagattgttATCAGCGGCTTTCctgtaatgtataaaaaaagtgctTGTTCTCACGCATGAGCGGCGAAATTGGTACTTTTTCCATTTGCAAGATGACCTGTCACGTGATCAAGTGCATGTGCAGTGTGAGTTCAGGGGACATGAAGAACTCAATCAAAAGAATATGGCGGCCCTGTACAGAACAAGTGCTGGAAGGAAGAACAAAGCAGAGAGTGTGGGACTTGCTGGCGTGGTTTGGTGGGCTgatggatcaagggcttttcaccggtaaaggtaattttttttgtgaaaaagctttttgtttaaacctttaaagcataagtaaacagaaaaaaaacctcacttaccttTATGtttgcagatctgtcgatccctccggaggttttcTAAATCAGGTCCCGTattgtcctggtatcctccttcatcctggcaCAAAGAAAGTTCAGAGGGCCGTCATCCTCTTTCCCCTTTTTCTGTCTTCTGCCTACGACACCGGATTTTGCACTATGCAGgcgcaaaatcaggtgacgtagatggtaaaaaaaagagtgctgatctaaCTGCGCCTGCATGagattgtcagttttttttagcCCGTTAAAGAAAAAGCACCTTCTGaggagcatgcgcagaaggagcagccagaagcctccaggGATGCATAACATATGTCTATATGCATACATATATcgcgggaggctctgtgctcccattctgtctttatcgtgGAGCAATCAAGATAGAAAGggaaggggctttaccctttttttaaaaagtgttttaaaccccctccccaaaGGAAAGTCATTTTACCCTATAAAAAAGGGCTGCCTATttcctttatgtaaggtaaaaattttactttaggtccgctttaaggagAATACAGCAGAGACCTTGGGTGTAATGGTATGAAGCAGAGAACACCAGGCAACTGACACCACTGAGTCAGAGTATTTGGCCTTTAGGAAAATCTTTGTATTGCTGCGACGTGTAAAATGGGAGAATGCATGGTTTGCACAGAGACTATATTGTGATGGATGAGAGTGACAGGCTTGAGTCAATGTTTTCTCCTCGCACCACTTCCATCTGCTGAAGACTACATGTTGTGACAGACCTGGAGAGATGGctctgaaaaaaacattcaggcAAAGAGAGAgactaatataattattttgtgatCCATCTGTGCACCATGAGTAAGACCTCAGCAATAAGTGATacttatataaaacattaacagCATGCTCATTAGTAGGTGTGAGAGAATGAAATGGGCTCAGATGTTTCACAAACAATATCGGAGAATTGCTTGATGTTATCTTGTGCCTCCCTGCCTAAaagaactacaattcccagcatggATCAGTAGCTTTTCTTCCTGAGAAAATACAAGTTATTTAAAGTTTCTTTAGATAAAGTACGGGCAGTAGAATGCcttcttgtttttaataaagcGTTCTGCTGATGGAATACAAACATCCAACATTTGTTACAGAAGACAAGGGTCGTCCAACTAGTCCTCGACGGCCACATGCAGGCCAAGATTTTCATAAAACCCAAATTTCTAACTCTGTGTACAACTACaacttactaaatttactgcagTCTGGTAGAGAATACTAAAAATGAAAGTCCTGGCAGTCGAGGATTGGTGTTTGACAGCACTGCAATAGCCCAATGTTCTTTCTTCTACAACTTGTGGTTGTGCTCCATCTTACAGTTATATCCTGATATATTCAAAGGTTTTCCATTCACTGTTTTGTCGCCTTGTAATATGAACTAAAACATtctatatattcttatatatatatctatctatctatttaccTAAAATATGGTCAGCTCTTTTTCCTTGTATGTTAACCAGAGTTCCTACAGAcattgttaggggttctttgaccTGTGGTTGATTGAGTTCCCATATGATGGATCCTTCCTAGCCTTTGGGGAAATCCCTCTTGGCAAAGCCATCTGCAGGGCACCAATAATTGTTTAccctacctgtaagggtgactaTTCAACCCACTGACTCCTGATGTAGAAGCATTTTTCCAACTGATCCCAAGGTTCAGGTCTCTAAAAGTTCAACCACATGACACTTTTTGATACCAGAGACTGTATTGGAGAAATGGCTGGGTGTGAATTCCAGGACTTGCACACCTATTGTGGCCAATATGAGGTTCTACCTTCGCTGCTGAGATTTTAGGAATTATTTAATGGTATGGGTAATGCAACAGGAGTGGCTAAGCCCTGGGTTAGAAACAGGCAGATCATGACCCATCAGTTTCCATCTCCTTCGCAACATTTGCTGGAGCTGTATGTTTGTCAATAAGCTCAAATTGAGGTCATTACTGAAAGCTCTGGCTGTTTACTGCATGAGCACTCTCCCTATTTGTGCTGCCCGTTTACTGGATTGTGCTATGAAATGACATTGGGGATCAGTGGATGGAACAGGGAAGAAAAGTGGCTGTGTATTTCATTGTAGCAGACCAAGTGCCTGGGTGAAGTACAGAGGAATGTCCTGCCATGCAGATGGGGTATTTGAAAGCAAATATCCTGAGCACCAGTACAGGCATACAATGCTAGATGTCTGCTTATGTCAGGGAAAAGCTGTCACTCTATTTGGTCTAAAAAGGGAGAGAATTCTAACACTCGATTCCAGGGGACACCCCCACCAACCACAGGGATATTTCATAATAAGTAGTTCTATATTGCCATTGTGCAGCAGGCGAGGCAAGCAGAATGGCTGCTGGTGtccaattaagttttttttttttttttggaaaatcttACACATTCACATTCATATGTGAAAATGGAACATGCTTTATTTAGACCAGCGTGTTACAACTTATAAGTGTGCAttaggaaacaaaaatgaaacacttGCTGTTTGATTCTTATTGTGGAAAACATTCATATCAATGTGTTAAAATTTGCATGTCATTGCAAATGGTGTGatccaaacaagaaaaaaattgcacatggCCTGAATATACAGTACTTCAAACATTTGAAGACTCCTGAGCAGACGTGTGGTGGGAACAAATTGCCATGTATGTTTATAGAATGCATGGAAATAGAATGGTGCACACAGACATATGTTCACTGTGTAGttatataaagatatacattGCTTGTATTGTGCAAAACCTGAAATCAAACACCACTTACCACCATAGATCTTCAAAGATCCCAGTGCAATGAGAAGGGGTACCTCTGAGATAGATAGTACAAAGGTGTACAGAACACCTCAAACTGTGCAagctaaaaagtaaatttttagtgTTTTGGAATACATAAATTTAGCCAAATCTCTTCTATAATCGCCCTATTGTTTTATTACTGCCACTTTCAGCACAGCAGACTTATTAACAAGATTCTTAATGCTCTGGAACGTCAAGAATGTGCAGAGTAATTTTAACTTTACTACTAGGAAGCTAATGCTTAAAATCCTTGtaccacaaaaaaatatacattcttgAGGGATTAATTGCAACACCTacacaaataggaaattacttaaAATGAATAAGAGATGCAAGTGCCGAGCAGGTTGTTGTTCACAAAATGTGAAGTACACTGCAcctcacattgggtctgatttattaaagcacttcaagACTGGCGAAGATAGATGACTATCTATTgaacatttttgttgacttcaatttttaagcctatgtACACTAAAAAtcggtatgctgattctgaaagtgcagttagttttcttcacgtcaggttttttctctaatacttatattattgcgattactgaagcatggatttgtatagagTATTGATTTACACGCAGGACAGTGTGGTCGGAGggtgtgcgctgctctacgtagtgaataagcaaaatttatttttctacctacactCGTGTTTCCTTTCatttagatcatgtctggctctgctgcttctccttgtaagtgcctaaacaacccggattcattttgatatatctgtggcagtttcacagttcgcagtcaaagggcgaacatcagcacacttgtagagcaagcctatttggcatattttaaaattaaacttggtgatcaagataagtcttgggtccctcataaggtgtgcaaacagtgtgttgagggtttacggatgtggacaaagggaacacatgataagatgccatttggtataccgaTGGTTTGTCAGATAGTTTCACTGACTCTTTTTGTatggtgaaaacttcaggatataacaagaaaaataaatgtaacagagtaacctagtctaccatcagctacacacccagtggttcattcagataaaatcccagttccggttttcgttacactaacctctcttgaagaacatgattacggtgatgaactaggtgacaacaatgatgtattgaagaggactctggttataggggatttgatcagcatgagttgagtgatttggcacgtgatttgggactatcgaagaaggatTCAAAACTCCTaacatcaagactgtgtgagaaaaacttacttgaaaaaggaaaaaaaaggtatcgtactttcgaaccagagaaattgcatttctgcagtactttagaactgacagtggctttgtgtattgtcataacataactggtttaatggaggaattgggaattccaatctttaactcaactgaatggtgactattcatcgatagctcaaagtgaagcttaaagtgtgtcctccatCACAATGGcgatatatttgggtcagtcccaaatggccatttagtttctccttgtgaagaatttgcagacataaagagagtcattgagttgttgcaatatcaccaacacaattgggtcatctgtgttgaccttaaaatgcttccttcttggtcagcaacgcggatacaccaagtatccctgttatctgtacatctgagacagcagagctcgtgagaggcattgggtggaaaggaattggccaagatctgccctaaaaccaggtgatccaaacattctacatgagccacttgttgatagaaagaatattatattcccacctctgcacatgaaactggttctgatgaagcagttcgttaaaacTTTGCCAAAGGAGAATGTTGTCTGCTATGTTTATCAGTTTTTTCAGGTGTGCGATTCATCTCGTATAAAGGGAAATCATgcacacacattacattttagtttGAGGATTTGTTGATTTACTCTTAGAGTTACAAAAAGTAATTCTGCTCTATATAGAACAGTATTTGATATTCAGAATTCCAAAATCCAAATAAAGCCAGGGAGCTACAGATCAGATTTCCCAAAGAGAAATAAACTCAACTTCAGTCCTCATGGAAATGTAACTGAAATGATTCTACCTACATTGCATGTGCCATTAGTGACACTCCCAAcaagaatatttataaattataaccTTTTACAGATATCCTACAGGGGATTTGCTAAAACTCCATTCTGCTGACAGGAACATATTCATTCTCTAAATTAACATCAACACCAGAGGATTGGTCCTTTCACGCTCAAAGGATTATTGATCAGACTTGTATGAATGTCAATGTGTGAGCTCCACAGCTACAGCCATCAAGCAGTTTATGCAACGTTAGACTAATTGTCATGGGCAATGTTCTCAATTTTTAATTAGATTCTAATTGTGAATGTTAAAGCCAAACACCAACTGAACAGTTAAAAAGCTTTATATCCTGCAATTTTGTTTAGCCACTTCAGTCTAACAAACCCTGCTACAGAATATCCAGGAGACAAGTAACTTACTTGTTACAATGTAATGATTTCCTCTATCAGACAATAGGGGTGCAAAATTCACACACTTTGTACTGCTCTCTGTCTTCCAAGCTCTAAATCAAGGTCATTTACAGAAATGCTTTAACAGAAGCAGATTAATAGGCCATAATAACCACCTGATTATTTGCCTGCCTCTTGCAGTCCCAGGGATTataggaagcaaaaacaagaCCGATTCAGCGGTATTTGCCTGGCATGCATTATGAAGACCTGACAGGAGATGCAGTCCACAGcaggtattacattttttgggagtGCATTTATGGAGAATTCCAAAAGCGAACAAACCATTAAAGATATACTGCTATCCCTATGGCTACTGCATAGCaccatttctcaaccagggttacttgaacaatgagaaatttgagcctctcaggtctttagtgacaccaatgatctttttggctatctgtatgtgTGACATTTTTCCCCACATACCAGTATGTTAATGTACTGGGAGATGTGgctatagcaattatagaaggggaaCCCTGAAAAACCTTGAAAGGATGCTCTAAACCAATTCAAAATTGTTGAATGTACCAAGGTGTTCAGCAATATGCAATTTTTGGGTTTGATCATTTTAGTTAAGAACTATTCACCCTCTAGGTCAAAAGattggacacacacacacacgatatGAATGGTGCATACCAGAGATAATTTTCAATAAGCATACAAATGGTCTCATGTATGACTAGCTTATAGATCCTGAGATGGGTTTTCCCATATGCCTGTCTGCAATGGGGAGGTCACCACAGGTCGGTGTAGATAAGGTTTCCAGCCAGtggaacagtaaaataaataaactgttctATATGGCAACTCCATCCCTGTAAATAGTTTATTGGCAGCGAACAAACGTGACCTAGTGTGTAAAGTTACCCTTCCAGTCAGTGGTGCGCCATCAACACCCCAATGCAGTTTGCTACACACTAGAAACATGAAATTTGCAACAACTTTAACATCAAAGAATAAGCCCAGCTGAAAATGACTAGATATTAAGTTATAGATTGAAAAGTTATTTCAGTAAAATGATAGTGAAGAGAGTTTCATGGCTGTAGACAAAGAATCACCTCCCCCTAATTAATaaatcttaaagcatacctaaacaggcatgtgcagaaggagccttttcccacaaagagaaaaatgtgctcatctcatgcatgtgcagtgagatctgcaagtttttttttttttttcccatcctacatcacccgatctcacgtcTGGATCAGGTGagataggatgaagaaccaggaagaggagaagatggcagcgcccggagcacTAGCTTCATGACGACATGGGACCCAGTGCAAGACATCCCTGGATTGATCGGACTGCCctggattgaaggcaagtgtatttttttttttgtttaagcacttttcagtttagttgctctttaacTAAATTTGAGCAGAAATGCAACTTTTTATTCTCTCTTTAATAAGCACAACGCACCATTAAGGTCTGCAGCTGTTTATTTACAAGTTTACACTGAACAATGAAAGAAACACTGACGTTCAAGCCTGGTTaagtaaagaataaatgtaacaatatgtaTCATTTAAGTGAttacaatattataaacaaaCTACACTGAAAAATTAATGCCTGTAAAAGTATTGgccttattaaaaaatattgatatacaaATTGATAGTGTGTGATTGGAGAGCTGAAGATGGTAAGAGATCTGCACAGAAGTCAGATTTATAAACAATCTGGATTTCAGCCCAGCAAGACCTATGAACTAAGATTAAAACCAAATTTTAAGCTTTTCTTTGCAGGGTGGTATTGTTTGTATCAGCCACTTGTAACACAAAAcctaatgtacagggctgcacaATAgaatagtgctatataaataataatactaataccaataccaataaaaGTACCCCGAATGTGAATAGTAACTAAAGTGAATTAGTGCAAGATGGTTTCACATTAATGCTGCCACCTTGCATCTCAAACAAAATGTTAACTGCATTAGTTTTATGCTGAAAAATCTACACACAATAGAGGATTTCCAGAAGCTAAAAAAGCATATATTACAATATGATTGTAacggttttatttttaaaaatacacacccATAAATGTAATGTTAATCAAATCTCACACAGAGCTATTATGAATTATTTGCAGACAAGCTGAAACGCATACCTTTCCATGTGCAAGTCTTTCTTGTTTCCAACCAACATTATGGGTACCCTGCAGCAAGAGTGAATCAGTAAGGAAAATCAGTAAACTACAGAGATTTTTGCAGGGTGTAAAGAAACCTGAAACATCACTTACTGGACTTTCCCCACCATGTCCAACAATTTCTCATAGATTACTTTAATCACTtcgaaactaaaagaaaaaaaaaaaaaagaaaatatattaagatGGCCTATATACACAGAGCGTTTGAGAAAGGGGAGCTGGGAACCCTTGTGATCCATCATATTCACCCAAACCAAAATGAGGTCACCTTGCATGGTAACTTTCTTACTGTTGATGCGTTACAATAATGAAATAGTGGACCTGCTGCATGTACGCCAGTGCATAGCACTGGGGTGTCAATAACTTTACATGTAATAATCACTACAATAGGGCAATGGTGTGAATGACACCTTATTATGAGTCTGCTATCGATGCAACAAAACCAGTGAACCTgccatattaatattatgttggcACCTGTAGTACTAGTTACTGacatgaaacaagcatgcagatcaagAAAATCAAATGTCCTCATTTTGCTGTATGATGTGGTCTCTAAATAACATATTGAAGCTAGGAATCTAAGGAGAAATCAGCAATAtacttttaaatttctttaatgtCAAAATTCTGTTAACATTTGACATATTCAAGGGAAGATCCGATTTGTTAGTTATCCCAGTAATGAAAGAGGCCATGCAGTGCCTCAAACAAAGTGCCATCGACTACCTAATGAACAAAGGCAACATTGGTCAAGCCTATAGATTGTGATCCTATACTGGTTATGGGTAAATAGTTGAGATTACAAAACCCACAAGATTAAGCCTTTACCTCTGtccaaaaatgcaataaacacaAATAGGAATTATTTTTGACTGTGGGTCAGCATACTCATCCCTATGACAGTGGTTTGGCAGCTCTTTTTCTAGCAGCACCAACTAGTATATAGGGGGGATATAGTGACATATAGCAACATTTAATTTATGGTTAGCCTATAGTAACATTTAAGTTTGTAAAAAGCAACTTCCACACTCCTTTTCACCCTGCAcagaaatatattaattttacttttgagaaaatatttatatattatcaaactgtataaataaaagttgtaGCACCCTGGAAGTGCAACAGTTACCCCCTGCCCTTCCATCTCCACTTTCTTGCTCTGAATGAAAACAAATGATGAAATGTatgggtaaaaacattttaattaaatgccATCCTTGCAGGATTATCAGTTAACTTACCTTTTAATGGAAGTGACTGAATATACAAGTATATATCCATTAATGTCTATGGAGTAAGTCTGAGGGAATATTGAAAATTCATCCTGTAAATTAAGAGGAAAGAAAATTAAACTATGGAAAGGGTCTGGTGTGGGAATTTTATCATACTAAGCACCATGGATGATGTGGATACACTAGACATTAAAAAAGTATCTGCTGAACACCGCTTGCATAGTTGGTTTCATATGGGGTCTGTATCTGCAGTACACAGAAGTACTATACCCCATATTAAGTTGCCACTTTCATATAGCACCAAGTACAGAAAGGTTTTTTCATTGGTATATGACCAGTTGTAAATATAATTggacaaaatctgcagttcagATTCAAGGTATAGGATGCATCACCTCTTGTATTTATCTGAAGCTGCATTTCCATCTGTCAGGCTTTTACACAGCAAGCAAATACCTGCCCACTCCTCTACTGCCCAGCGAGGTTCCAGCATAAAGTAAATCTAGGAGCTTCCACTGCCATAATGTGCACCCACCAACATGGGATATGCAAAATAGGGTACTTTTTTGCATATTTCCTATGGATCGGTGACAAAGTATTAAGCCATAGATCCAGCAACGTCATCTCTCATTCTCCCATGACCGGTTTTGGGGCGTGTTCAGGTATAACCCAAGCATAGGCAGCAACTAAGGACCTTGGATCCAAGAAATTCTAAGTGACTTAAAGCGGACCCACCAGAG
This window harbors:
- the RHEB gene encoding GTP-binding protein Rheb — its product is MPQPKSRKIAILGYRSVGKSSLTIQFVEGQFVDSYDPTIENTFTKLLSVNGQDYHLQLVDTAGQDEFSIFPQTYSIDINGYILVYSVTSIKSFEVIKVIYEKLLDMVGKVQVPIMLVGNKKDLHMERYAFQLVCK